Proteins encoded in a region of the Phaenicophaeus curvirostris isolate KB17595 chromosome 20, BPBGC_Pcur_1.0, whole genome shotgun sequence genome:
- the LOC138729221 gene encoding glutamine synthetase: MSVSHSSRLNKLVREQYVRLPQDGLVQVTYVWIDGSGEGVRCKSRTLDKEPKSIEDVPEWNFDGSSTAQAEGSNSDMFLVPVCMFRDPFCLDPNKLVLCEVLKYNRKPAETNLRHTCKKVMDLVKNNHPWFGMEQEYTLLGINGHPYGWPDNGFPGPQGPYYCGVGADKVYGRDIVESHYKACLYAGVKICGTNAEVMPSQWEFQVGPCEGIEMGDHLWMARFILHRVCEDFGVVATLDPKPMTGNWNGAGCHTNYSTEEMRREGGLKHIEAAIEKLSKRHDYHICVYDPRGGRDNSRRLTGHHETSNIFEFSAGVANRGASIRIPRQVGQDGYGYFEDRRPAANCDPYAVTEAIVRTTVLNETGVETKDYADH; the protein is encoded by the exons ATGTCGGTGTCGCAcagctccaggctgaacaagctggTGCGGGAGCAGTACGTGAGGCTGCCCCAGGATGGGTTGGTGCAGGTCACCTACGTCTGGATCGACGGCAGCGGGGAGGGGGTGCGCTGCAAGAGCAGGACCCTCGACAAGGAGCCCAAGAGCATCGAAG ATGTCCCCGAGTGGAATTTTGATGGCTCCAGCACGGCTCAGGCAGAGGGCTCCAACAGTGACATGTTCCTGGTGCCCGTCTGCATGTTCAGGGACCCTTTTTGCTTGGACCCCAACAAGCTGGTGCTGTGCGAAGTGctgaaatacaacagaaaacccGCAG AGACCAACCTGAGACACACATGCAAGAAAGTCATGGACCTGGTTAAGAACAATCACCCCTGGtttgggatggagcaggagtACACGCTGCTGGGCATCAACGGCCACCCCTACGGCTGGCCCGACAACGGCTTCCCTGGCCCGCAGG gCCCATATTACTGTGGGGTTGGAGCAGATAAGGTGTACGGGCGGGATATCGTGGAGTCCCACTACAAGGCATGTCTGTATGCTGGGGTGAAGATCTGTGGTACCAATGCAGAGGTGATGCCCTCCCAG TGGGAATTCCAGGTGGGCCCATGCGAAGGCATCGAGATGGGAGATCACCTCTGGATGGCTCGGTTCATTCTCCATCGTGTCTGTGAGGACTTTGGGGTTGTGGCTACTCTGGACCCCAAACCAATGACTGGCAACTGGAACGGTGCCGGATGTCACACCAACTACAGCACTGAGGAGATGCGGAGAGAAGGGGGCCTTAA GCACATCGAAGCTGCCATCGAGAAACTGAGCAAGCGGCATGACTACCACATCTGTGTCTACGACCCACGGGGTGGCAGGGACAACTCTCGGCGGCTCACTGGCCACCATGAGACGTCCAACATCTTTGAGTTCTCTGCCGGTGTGGCCAACCGAGGAGCCAGCATCCGCATCCCACGCCAAGTTGGCCAAGACGGCTATGGCTACTTCGAGGACCGTCGGCCGGCAGCCAACTGTGACCCCTACGCAGTCACCGAGGCCATCGTGAGGACAACGGTGCTCAACGAGACTGGGGTGGAGACCAAGGACTATGCTGACCACTGA